The nucleotide sequence CCCAAACTGCTCAGTGCCCGAAGTCTGAGGGGCAGGGGGAGATCGGTGGAGTCGGGGGAGGTTAGGGCTGGGCTCTCGGTCAGTTCGCAGCGATCGCCGTTTTTGCCCAAGACCTGTAGCAGGGTGGTGCAGGCACGGGAGTAGAGGCCGAGTTCTTGTTGGGCTCGGGCTTGGTTGATGTGGCTGGCGGCGACTCGCTGGGTGTCGTTGAGGCGATCGTAGGATTGGGCGGCTCTTGCCATAGGTCGAGGGCTACTGTGGGGCGACCGGTGGCGAATTGCAGTTGGGCGTAGCTGTCTAGGCTGGCGGCTAGGAGGCGTTGCTGGGTTGGGTTGGAGTTTTGACGGCGCAGGATCTCTAAGCTTTGACGGGTGGCGGTTTCTGCTGCGGTCCACTGGCCGAGGTGTTGGGCGCTGAGGGAGAGGTTATTGAGGGCCATGGCCTGGTTGAGGCGATCGCCTTTGGCCACAAAGGCTTCGGCGGCTTGTTGCCAGACGGATAGGGCTTTTTGGTATTGGCCGGAGTGGTAGAGTTGTCGGCCTGATTCGGCTAGCTGGATGGCGTTCGATTGGGCGGCGGCGGGGAGGGTTCTCAGATGTCCGACGGTTACTGCGCCGAAGAGGAAGGCCAAGATGGCGGCGATCGCCACTAGAGTTCGCTGCCATCGCTGCTTATTTTTCCTCACTTGCCCGATCTCCTAGGAATGTCGCTGTTCTTATCCCAACTCAATGAGCTACACCAAACTGCTCCAATGCAAGGATTGAAAAGATGCCATCGATGCCATCGATAGTTTAGAGGTGAATCTGGCACTATCGAAGTCTGTCGTTTTAAGTTAGTTTTATCTCCAGCAGCCTCGGAGATATGCATCCAACATTTCCTGCTATGTCTCCGAACAAGTACTGCTGTACGAGAGTAGGCGTTGGGAGGCGATCGCTTTCAATTCCCACTCCACCTCTTCACGGACGGAAGAGCATGTTAGATTGAACTGGTGAGTCGGACGCTTTTGTCCGAAAATAGTTTAATGACGGGAAAAGAACTCATTCAGCGACTCAGAAAACTCGCCAAGCAGCGTGCCTTAGATATGCACCTAGAGAACAAGCGAGGCAAAGGCAGCCACATCACAATTTATTTGAGTGAGAGATATGCAGTAATCCCCGATCTCAAAAAGGAGCTCAAGACTGGCACCCTAACTGCAATCTTGAAACAGCTTGGCATAAGCAAAGAGGACCTATGAATCGATTTTCCTATCCCATATCCTTGTTACCAGAGAAAGAAGGCGGCTTTGTCGTCCACTTTCGAGACCTAGCTGAGGCAATCACTCAAGGTGACACCGTGGAAGAGTGCTTAGCTGAGGCCAGCGATTGTCTAGAAGAAGCGATCGCCGCCCGAATTGACGATCGCCTGAATATTCCTGAACCCTCAGAACTGCAAGACTCAGAATATCTAGTAGCCGTGCCACTGCAGATGGCCCTCAAAGCAGCCCTATATATAGAGATCCAGGCATCGGGCCTGTCCAATACTCGGCTGGGAGAACTTCTAGGCAAAGACGAAAAAGAGATTCGGCGCATCCTCGATCCCCATCACGGCACAAAACTGCAAACCTTAGAGACTGCCCTCTTAGCCTTAGGCAAACGTCCAGAGCTGCACTTGCAGGAGCTGAGATAGCTTGTAAAAAGCTAGTCATCAGAAAGCCGATAGATTAACTGAAAAATATAACCCCTGCTCCTGAAGGGTCCGATCGCGATTCGGCCTCTCCAACAACGGCACCCCCCAATCCAACCGCGCACTAAAGCGATCGCCCATCCGCAACTGCGCCCCCACCCCCACCCCCAACAACTCCGGCTCATCCGGGTCGAGGCGATCGCCCACATTCCACCCCACCCCATAATCAATAAACGGAATCAACTGCAACACCCCATCCACCGCCCCCAGCCGCAACACCGGCAACACCGTCTCCGCCGAAATCGACCAGCCCGCATCCGTCAACAACACATCCTGCCGATACCCCCTCACACTATTCAGCCCCCCCAAGCCAAACTGCTCCTGCACCAACAACGGTCGATCCGCCAACTGCAAATTCGATCGCACCACCAACAACGTCTCGGGAGCCAACCGCCGCACATACTGCGCCTGCCCCCGCCAAGCCAAAAACTCACTATCCGGCGCAGCCGCGTTATCCGTCGCCCCAAACCCATTCACCCCCACACTCAACTGCGAAAACGCCGCAAACACATCCCGCGCACTCCGCTGCGTCCACTTCTGAGACAAGCGCAAAGCCGCCACCCGCGTCCGCCCATCCTCCTCCGCCCCCTCCGACAGCGGAAACTCCACCCCCAAAATTTGCGTCTTGCTAGTCTGACTCGACAGCGCCAGCCCAACCGCCAACTCCCGCGTCGGACTTTCGCCTCCTCAATCCGCACTGATAAAACACTCGACTCCGGGCGAGTTCCCGCCGACAACTCAGCAGACACAGACTCAATTAGCGGATCTAACTGCAACAGTTGTAAAGCTTCCAGAACTCGATCTTGATTGAGCGCCCCCGCCGTCCCCAGCTCCAAGCGACTGCGAATGTATCCCGTCCGAAGCCGCCGATTCCCCGTCACCTCGATCGCCTCTAACTCCCCCTCCACAATGCGTACCGCCACCACCGCATTCGTCGGCGACAGCGTTTGATTGGCAACAATCACCGCCCCAGAATTCAGATAACCTGCCCGCGCATAGACCCGTTCGATCAGCTTTTCAGCTTCGAGCAACTCCACAAACGACAGCGATCGCCCCAACAGATCCGCCAATATCTCTGAGAGCTCGCGATCGCTAAAAGCCGTATTGCCCTCAAATTCAAACCGCTCGACCGTAATACTGACCGGACCGAGCAAGTCACTCGCAGAGACAAAAGCTGGAGACTCCGCCTGCAGATCTGGAGCGGGAGATTGAGCCTGAAGGCAGGCCGAGATCGAGTCTCTACAGTCACTGACCGTCTCAGCCCACAGCGCCCTAGGACAGATGCAATCAACTCCGGCAGCCAAGGCTAGAAAAAGAGAGCAAAGGGTTTGCAAGCCAAACTTATTATCGGCATTTTGCTCTAGCACTGTATTGTTTGTGTCTTTTAGGTTTTAATAAAGCAATCATCAACTGAAATTTAGGGTTATGTCTGTACACAGAATACTGAAACAAGGGCCAACTAAGGCGTAAAGTGATCGTTTAGTCACCTTTCTTAAATTTAAAGATTAATTTATACAAATTATACTGAGCCGGTCAAGCGCTGCCTTCGCGATTCAACCACTGAGATTCAAAATATATCTTGTATAAATTGCAGCTACATACGGGTTTGCCGGCATCAACGGCGATCAAGCCCATACTGCTTAAACGATGGAAAATTTGAGGCTCTAAGTGGGGAGGGTCGGTCGCCATCAGAATTGAACGGAGGGCATGCGTTAACTCCGGCTGCTCGTTCAACGCGACCCAATGGCGCTGCAAATGATAGTGATAGATGCCATGATTGGTCGCAGCAGTCTTGAGTAATTCCGGCAAGCTGAGTTCTCCACGACTGAGATGATAAATCGCCGCATGTACTAAGGCAGGTTGCCCCCCTAGCATCTCAATTAAACTGCTGGACTCTGCCAAACTTAAATCGAGCTCGTAGAGTTGAGCCAACTGCTGGAGTTCGTCGAGGTTAAAACAGGGTAGTTGAATGGGCAGCCCAACATTGAAAGGGGATTGATGGTAATTCAGCGGAATGTATACCTCTGTGGAGTGAATCATCACTATCTTCAATGTTTTCCAAATTTGAATCCGCTTAGATTCTTCATACCACGATCGAATCAGAGGCAAAAAATCCTTGGCCACTTCGGGATACTCGAAAATCTGGCTGACGCGATCGAGCACTAAAATCGTAGGGGATTCAATTCGTTCTAAGATCTGCTCTTGAAGATAGAGGGTGCTGCTCAGCTTACTCCCCATCTCTTCATTCCAGTAGGTGTCGAGACTCGAATCGAGCTGAAGCTGGCGAGTGATATTGACGCACAGCCAGCGTAAAAGCCGGTCCAGATTGCTCAGGATGCTGCTGTCTGCCTGTTCGAAGTTTAAGTAGACAGAGAGATAGCCTTGCCGACTTAAAGAAGCTAAAACCCTCAGTACCAACGAGGTTTTTCCCATTTCCTGAGGGGCTTTAATCCGAACTAAAGCCCCTGGCTGACCGAGCTCTTCCTTAATTTTGGCTTCAATCGGAGTACGCTCCACATAAAACTTCGAGTCGATCGCCACCGCACCACTGGGATAACTCGGCAAACTCGCCAAATCGCAATCTGAAATTGCTACAAGCGGCTGTTTGACTGGCGCTCGAACCGTCTGAGAGAGCGGTGTCGCGATCGCCATAGCATCCCCCCGCGCAGTTTCCTCCCTTTCCCAGCAACGCTTCAAGGCTTCTTTAAAGTTACTCTTGCGAACCCGTTCTCCCAGCGCATCGGATAATAACTTCCACAGTTTTGGTGCGACATCCTGACTGATATAGCGTGTAGAATACTGTGCCTTGGCTGCTATTTGGTCGTAGTCTTCCCGGTTCCAAGCCCCTTTGAATATCGCTGTCTCGATATCGGTTAAATGCCGATTGTTCGCTCTAAACACCACCTGATTGGCAACAGAGAGTGCGGTCTCTAAATTAAAAGCAGTCATTGGCTCGGGATGCGCGATCGCCATTAGCCTACCACTCGGAATACCTGAAATAATCCTGCGCAGAAAAAGTCAGAGACGAGAGAGAGGTAATGTCTGAACTGCTTGATATACCTTGCACTCAGCCCCCTAAATCCCCCAGGATGGGGGACTTGTGCGAGAGCCTCTGCTTCGTTTCAGGACTTCAAGTCGGCGATCGCAAACACTACCATAGAGGTACCTACCACAGAACAAAATCTCCCCACTGCTATGGGACACGCCTCGCAGCCCATCTACTGCGACCACCAGGCCACGACACCCCTCGCCCCCGAAGTCTTGGAAGCCATGCTGCCTTACTTTGGGGAGCAGTTTGGCAACCCCTCCAGTCAAACGCACGTTTATGGCTGGACGGCGGCGGCAGCAGTCGAGACTGCCCGAGAAGCGATCGCCACAGCCATTAACGCTGAACCCACAGAATTGGTGTTTACCAGTGGAGCCACTGAGGCCAACAATCTCGCCATCAAGGGAGTGGCTGAAGCCTATTTGCAGCAGGGTCGCCACCTCGTAACCGTGGCCAGCGAGCATCGAGCCGCGCTCGATCCCGTGCAATATTTGGGGCAATTGGGGTTTGAAGTGACGATCCTGCCCGTGCAGCCCAATGGGTTGCTGAACTTAGAAACGCTGGCAGAGAGCTTGCGCTCGGATACGATTTTGGTATCTGTGATGGCGGCCAATAACGAAATTGGCGTCTTGCAACCGATCGCCGACATCGGCCAGCTTCTGCGCGACAAGGCGTCAGCAATAGGACACAAGCCCCTCTTCCATACCGATGCAGCCCAAGCCCTGGGCAAAATCCCGCTGGATGTGGAAGCCCTCGGCGTCGACCTCATGTCTATTACCGCCCACAAGATTTACGGCCCCAAAGGGGTGGGGGCACTCTACGTCCGTCGCCGCGATCCTCGCGTCAAGCTCGCCCCCCAACTGCACGGCGGCGGCCAAGAACGCGATCGCCGTTCCGGCACCCTCAATCCCCCCCTGATTGTCGGCTTTGCCAAAGCGGTGGAGTTAGCGCTGGCGCAGATGGCAGCGGAACAGGAGCGCCTGCGGCAGCTGCGCGATCGCCTCTGGGAAATACTCTCGACCCTAGATAACATCACCCTCAACGGCGCTCTAGAGCCCAGACTGGCAGACAATCTGAATGCGAGCTTTGCAGGCGTGAATAGTTCGGCGCTGCTGTTGGGGGTGCGAGAGGTGGTGGCGCTCTCCTCTGGATCGGCCTGCAGTTCGGCTCGTTCCGCCCCTTCTCACGTCTTAACCGCTTTGGGGCGATCGCCCGAACTAGCTCGCGCATCGCTGCGCTTCGGGCTCGGTCGCGGCACTACGCCAGCGGAGATCGAACAGATCGGCAATTGTGTTGTAGATACCGTGCGATCGCTGCGTCAGGCCAACCCGACGGCACTCTCCAGCAAGGCATGAATCGATCCCTCAATGATTTGGGAGAGGTATTTAAACTCTGCCCTAAACCACAGAAATGGTTCGAGACTGGGTGTATCTACGAAATTGTTTTGTAAAAAATCACGAGAGAAGCCTTTCTACCAACATCTAAGGGGTAAGGTTAGCCAAATGAGGTCGCTCATCCACCAACGATGCGTCGTTCGTTCAGCGTCAAACTAAGGACTGCTATTTCGCTACTAACCGTTGGGCTGACGAGCGTCAGTGTATTTTACGTTTATTTCAATACCCGAGCCCTGATCCTCAAGCAAATTAACGATCGGCTCAAAGACATGGCCCATATCGGGACATTTTTGATTGATGAAGAGCTGCGGGAGAGCCTTGTCGATCTCAAAGCCCGAATCGATCGCGACTCGCAAGTCACCGCCGCAGACATTGCCAAAATTCCCCCCGGCGGATTTCTCAATAGCTTGTCTCCCGAAGACATCGAAACCTATCACCAAACCCCTGAATTTCAGCGCCTCACCCAAGTGCTCAGAGTTATCAACCGCGCTAGCCGCGATCGCATCGAGCCTCTCCAAGACAATTACCCCCAAGAATTTCTCGACTACCCCAGCGCCGTCCTACCCTATCTCGCCATCACCACCCCCGAATCTCCCGATCGCAGCACGATCAAATTCATCGCCTCTTTTGCCCCAGAGCCAGAAGGGGAGGACTGGCCGGGAAATCCCATTGGCAACTTGTATCGACCCACATCCCCTATATTTGCGGATGCCTTTGAAGGGGAAAGTCAGGTGTCGCGGTCGTTTTACTCCGATAGCTTCTATACGTCCACCACCGCCGCTGTCCCGATTAAAGACTCCACTGGAAGCACCATCGCTGTATTGGGTCTGGACCTGCCGATCGCCAGCGAATACAACGCTTTAGTGCGCCTGCGCTTCATCTGCATCGTCATCATAGCTCTGAGTTTCGTCCTCTCAATTTTGCTGGCAGCGGCGATCTCTCGCGGGATGAGCCAGCCCCTACAACTGCTGGCAGCAGGGGTCCAACAGGTGCGAGAGCGCGACTACAGCGGCACGATCTCCCTCAATACGGGGGACGAACTGGAGGACTTAGCTAATGTATTTAACAGAATGGTGCAGGATATCCGCACCTATGCCACCACTCTAGAATCCAAAAACCGGCAACTCGCCCACTATTCCCGCACTCTAGAAGCAGAGGTAACGGCTCGCACTATGGAGCTACGCACTGCTAACGAACAACTGCAGTTACTGGCTACCTCAGATGGCCTCACCCATTTGGCCAATCGCTATTTCTTCGACCGCGGCATGGACGAAGCTTGGCAGGAGGCCAGCCATCGCAAAACTCCCATCACGCTGATTTTATCGGATGTGGATTATTTCAAGCGCTATAACGACACCTACGGGCATCAGGCGGGGGATGACTGTTTGCGGTTGGTCGCCGGACTCATTCAGGAGGCGGTACCGGAGGGGTTGGGGGTGGTGGCTCGTTACGGTGGGGAAGAGTTTGCTATTTTGCTGCCCTCTGCTGGACCGAAGGAAGGCTTGCGAATTGCCAAGGGTATTCAAAAGTCGATCTCCCAAGCGAAGATTCGCCACGAAACCTCTTTAGTCGGGCCGTTTCTCTCCATCAGTCAGGGGGTAGGGACCGTCATTCCCGTCAGGAGCGACACTCCGACGACTTTGATCGAGATGGCCGATCGGGCACTGTATCGGGCAAAGGCTGAGGGGCGAGACGGCATTGTTGCAGTTCAAAACTATGAGGTGGTGTGAATCGAGGTGGTGTGAATCGAGGTGGTGCGATCGGGAAGTTCAAAAACTAAGCCGCCTCAGCAAGCGCTGAGGCGGCTAAAAGAAGATATACAAGCCAGTTGTTTTATGGAATGAAGTCAACCGGCGGCATTGAATTAGAATCAAACTTTATGTCAATTAGAGTAAAGGAAAATCCCGGCCAGATAAAGCTATTTAACGATTCTTTACGATGGTGTCGCAGAGTACTGAAATTAGTCTCTCTCAATGGAGTGAAGCGATCGAGCGGAGCGGAGGCGGCTTGCTGACAACAGCCGCTCGGGCATTCTGAGGGAGGTGGTTTTGCGCAGATAGCGAGGAGAACCTCGTGACACACTGAGGCAAGCAGGAGGCTAGTGAAGCGATGGGCTGGAAACGTTGGCTATTGGCAGCAGGTGTAACGACAGGCTTGGCGATCGGGGGGAGCGGACTCGCTGGTTGGTTGGGCTGGCGCTATCTCTCTGCCCCAGTGGCGGATGAATCAGCACCGGCAGAATGGGTTCGGGTCGAGGTCACTTCAGGCAGTAGCGTGCGTCAGATCGGTCGCCAGTTGGCAGCAGCAGGGGTGATTCGATCGCCTCGGGCCTGGGAACTGTGGATGCGCTGGCAAGATCTAGAACCGAAGGCGGGCACCTACGATCTCGATCCCCGTTGGACATTACCCGACATTGCAGCGGCGATCGACAGCGGTCGCGGCGTAGAAGAGCAATTTACGATCCCGGAAGGATGGCGCATTGCCCAGATGGCCGACTATTTCGAACAACTGGGCTGGTTTGAGGCCGAAGCGTTTGTGGCCGAGACCCAAAACACCCAGCGACCCGACTTGGCTTGGTTGCCCGCCGAATTGCCCAGCCTAGAGGGCTGGTTGTTCCCCAATACCTACCAAATCCCCCTCGATCGCCGTACTCCTGCCATGGCGGTCGACATCATGTTGCGGCAGTTCGAAAGCGTTGCCTTGCCCTTGTACGAAGACTACGCTGCCCGACAGCCCGAGGGCGATCGCCTTTCGCTCTCCGAATGGGTGACTTTTGCCAGCATCGTGGAAAAAGAAGCCGTCTTGCCCTCAGAGCGCCCCGAAATCGCCGGGGTATTTGCCAATCGACTCGAACGCGGCATTCCCCTCGCCGCCGATCCCACTGTCGAATACGCCTTTAACATTCGCCAAACCCCCGATCGCCGTTTAACCTTTGCCGAAGTCAGACAGCCTTCCCCCTACAACACCTATATCAACGCGGGCCTGCCGCCGACGGCGATCGCCAGCCCCGGTCTGGCCAGCCTGGAGGCCAGCCTCAACCCCGCCGCCACTCGCAACCTCTATTTCGTCGCGCGCTATGACGGCAGCCACGTCTTCAGCGAGACCTTAGCGGATCATTTGAAGGCACAGCGACAGATTCTTGAGGGACGGCGGGGGGAAAGTTAAGTTCGAGCGCGCAGGCACCCTACAATCAATTGGCAAGGAACCGCTTTCAAGCAATTGTGAACTCGATTGAGCGACTGATTCAGCTTCTCCAACCGGACATTGTGGTGGGGGGTCCCGCCACCCAGTTGCCTGCAGAAGTGCTGATTCGGCGGGGGATTCGCGGCGTCATTCTCGACATCGACAACACGATCGTGTCGGCTGCAGAGCCCGATGCCAGTCCCGAAGTGAAGGCATGGCTGGTGCAGATGGGAAACCATTTCCCCATCTGGCTAGTGAGCAACAACTGGAATACCCGCCGCATCCGTCGCATTGCCGCAGATACCGATCTCCCCTACATCAATCGCGCCATCAAACCCTCCCGCCGCGCGCTGCGTCGGGCGATCGCCGCGATGGATCTGCCCCCAGAAGGGGTCGCGATTGTGGGCGATCGCATCTTCACCGATGTGGTTGGGGGCAATCGCCTCGGCCTCCTAACCGTGTTTGTCGACCCCCTGTGCTCTCGACGCCGACCGCGCTGCTCGTTCGAACGGACCTTCTCGTTACTTTGGGGGATAAATCTAAAGAAAACATTATGAAGTATTTGCTCTCCCTTATTTTTCTGAGAAATTATTTGTGGTTTAAACGGAGCCGCCCCTCGATAAAGGCTCTGAAGTTTCAATCCCTGCCCGATATATACCCTCGCAAAGTAACTCCCTCTGATGGCAGAGGGAGTTGCTGTTTAAGCAGGATCGCAGCTCGACTTCGGCGGATCGGCTGGCGACATTCCAAAAAACTAGATAGCAGTTCTGCAGCTGTCAGACTAGATTCCGGCAGTTTCACAGGAGGCGCGGG is from Synechococcus sp. PCC 7336 and encodes:
- a CDS encoding cysteine desulfurase family protein, encoding MGHASQPIYCDHQATTPLAPEVLEAMLPYFGEQFGNPSSQTHVYGWTAAAAVETAREAIATAINAEPTELVFTSGATEANNLAIKGVAEAYLQQGRHLVTVASEHRAALDPVQYLGQLGFEVTILPVQPNGLLNLETLAESLRSDTILVSVMAANNEIGVLQPIADIGQLLRDKASAIGHKPLFHTDAAQALGKIPLDVEALGVDLMSITAHKIYGPKGVGALYVRRRDPRVKLAPQLHGGGQERDRRSGTLNPPLIVGFAKAVELALAQMAAEQERLRQLRDRLWEILSTLDNITLNGALEPRLADNLNASFAGVNSSALLLGVREVVALSSGSACSSARSAPSHVLTALGRSPELARASLRFGLGRGTTPAEIEQIGNCVVDTVRSLRQANPTALSSKA
- a CDS encoding AAA-like domain-containing protein, with translation MAIAHPEPMTAFNLETALSVANQVVFRANNRHLTDIETAIFKGAWNREDYDQIAAKAQYSTRYISQDVAPKLWKLLSDALGERVRKSNFKEALKRCWEREETARGDAMAIATPLSQTVRAPVKQPLVAISDCDLASLPSYPSGAVAIDSKFYVERTPIEAKIKEELGQPGALVRIKAPQEMGKTSLVLRVLASLSRQGYLSVYLNFEQADSSILSNLDRLLRWLCVNITRQLQLDSSLDTYWNEEMGSKLSSTLYLQEQILERIESPTILVLDRVSQIFEYPEVAKDFLPLIRSWYEESKRIQIWKTLKIVMIHSTEVYIPLNYHQSPFNVGLPIQLPCFNLDELQQLAQLYELDLSLAESSSLIEMLGGQPALVHAAIYHLSRGELSLPELLKTAATNHGIYHYHLQRHWVALNEQPELTHALRSILMATDPPHLEPQIFHRLSSMGLIAVDAGKPVCSCNLYKIYFESQWLNREGSA
- a CDS encoding ShlB/FhaC/HecB family hemolysin secretion/activation protein, with translation MAALRLSQKWTQRSARDVFAAFSQLSVGVNGFGATDNAAAPDSEFLAWRGQAQYVRRLAPETLLVVRSNLQLADRPLLVQEQFGLGGLNSVRGYRQDVLLTDAGWSISAETVLPVLRLGAVDGVLQLIPFIDYGVGWNVGDRLDPDEPELLGVGVGAQLRMGDRFSARLDWGVPLLERPNRDRTLQEQGLYFSVNLSAF
- a CDS encoding GGDEF domain-containing protein; the protein is MRRSFSVKLRTAISLLTVGLTSVSVFYVYFNTRALILKQINDRLKDMAHIGTFLIDEELRESLVDLKARIDRDSQVTAADIAKIPPGGFLNSLSPEDIETYHQTPEFQRLTQVLRVINRASRDRIEPLQDNYPQEFLDYPSAVLPYLAITTPESPDRSTIKFIASFAPEPEGEDWPGNPIGNLYRPTSPIFADAFEGESQVSRSFYSDSFYTSTTAAVPIKDSTGSTIAVLGLDLPIASEYNALVRLRFICIVIIALSFVLSILLAAAISRGMSQPLQLLAAGVQQVRERDYSGTISLNTGDELEDLANVFNRMVQDIRTYATTLESKNRQLAHYSRTLEAEVTARTMELRTANEQLQLLATSDGLTHLANRYFFDRGMDEAWQEASHRKTPITLILSDVDYFKRYNDTYGHQAGDDCLRLVAGLIQEAVPEGLGVVARYGGEEFAILLPSAGPKEGLRIAKGIQKSISQAKIRHETSLVGPFLSISQGVGTVIPVRSDTPTTLIEMADRALYRAKAEGRDGIVAVQNYEVV
- a CDS encoding type II toxin-antitoxin system HicA family toxin; translation: MHLENKRGKGSHITIYLSERYAVIPDLKKELKTGTLTAILKQLGISKEDL
- a CDS encoding YqeG family HAD IIIA-type phosphatase, with translation MNSIERLIQLLQPDIVVGGPATQLPAEVLIRRGIRGVILDIDNTIVSAAEPDASPEVKAWLVQMGNHFPIWLVSNNWNTRRIRRIAADTDLPYINRAIKPSRRALRRAIAAMDLPPEGVAIVGDRIFTDVVGGNRLGLLTVFVDPLCSRRRPRCSFERTFSLLWGINLKKTL
- a CDS encoding POTRA domain-containing protein, with the translated sequence MAAGVDCICPRALWAETVSDCRDSISACLQAQSPAPDLQAESPAFVSASDLLGPVSITVERFEFEGNTAFSDRELSEILADLLGRSLSFVELLEAEKLIERVYARAGYLNSGAVIVANQTLSPTNAVVAVRIVEGELEAIEVTGNRRLRTGYIRSRLELGTAGALNQDRVLEALQLLQLDPLIESVSAELSAGTRPESSVLSVRIEEAKVRRGSWRLGWRCRVRLARRKFWGWSFRCRRGRRRMGGRGWRLCACLRSGRSGVRGMCLRRFRS
- the mltG gene encoding endolytic transglycosylase MltG, whose product is MGWKRWLLAAGVTTGLAIGGSGLAGWLGWRYLSAPVADESAPAEWVRVEVTSGSSVRQIGRQLAAAGVIRSPRAWELWMRWQDLEPKAGTYDLDPRWTLPDIAAAIDSGRGVEEQFTIPEGWRIAQMADYFEQLGWFEAEAFVAETQNTQRPDLAWLPAELPSLEGWLFPNTYQIPLDRRTPAMAVDIMLRQFESVALPLYEDYAARQPEGDRLSLSEWVTFASIVEKEAVLPSERPEIAGVFANRLERGIPLAADPTVEYAFNIRQTPDRRLTFAEVRQPSPYNTYINAGLPPTAIASPGLASLEASLNPAATRNLYFVARYDGSHVFSETLADHLKAQRQILEGRRGES
- a CDS encoding tetratricopeptide repeat protein encodes the protein MRKNKQRWQRTLVAIAAILAFLFGAVTVGHLRTLPAAAQSNAIQLAESGRQLYHSGQYQKALSVWQQAAEAFVAKGDRLNQAMALNNLSLSAQHLGQWTAAETATRQSLEILRRQNSNPTQQRLLAASLDSYAQLQFATGRPTVALDLWQEPPNPTIASTTPSESPPATSTKPEPNKNSASTPVPAPPCYRSWAKTAIAAN
- a CDS encoding type II toxin-antitoxin system HicB family antitoxin → MNRFSYPISLLPEKEGGFVVHFRDLAEAITQGDTVEECLAEASDCLEEAIAARIDDRLNIPEPSELQDSEYLVAVPLQMALKAALYIEIQASGLSNTRLGELLGKDEKEIRRILDPHHGTKLQTLETALLALGKRPELHLQELR